GTCGATCGCCGAGAACGTGGCCGCCGGCCTCCGGCTCAACGGCCGGGTCAGCAAGTCAGAGCTCGACGGCATCGTGGAGGAGTCGCTCAAGGGCGCCAACCTCTGGAACGAGGTCAAGGACCGCCTCAACAAGCCGGGCGCCGGCCTGTCGGGCGGTCAGCAGCAGCGGCTCTGCATCGCCCGGGCCATCGCGGTCAAGCCGCAGGTCCTGCTGATGGACGAGCCGTGCTCGGCGCTCGACCCGATCTCCACGCTGGCCATCGAGGACCTCATGGCCAAGCTCAAGGACCAGTACACGATCGTCATCGTCACCCACAACATGCAGCAGGCCGCCCGGGTCAGCGACAGGACCGCGTTCTTCAACCTCGCTGAGCAGGGCAAGCCCGGCAAGGTGATCGAGATGGACGAAACGTCCCGCATGTTCACCAACCCGTCTCAGAAGGCCACAGAGGACTACATCACGGGGCGCTTCGGCTGATGACCCAACAGCAGGCGGCACTCACGGTGAACGGGGACACGCGGACCAAGCCCGTACTGCTCATAGCCGACCCCGACGACGCCGTCGTGGAGGACCTCGCCACGGCGCTCGAACGCGAGGGCGTGGCCGTCACAGGCGCGCCCGACGGTGCTCAGGGCCTCCTCCAGGCGGGGGCCCTGCAGCCTGACGTGGTGCTCGTCTCGGCCACGCTCACGGTCATCGACGCGGTGGAGTTCGTCCGCGCTGTACGCCTCGCGCGCGCCGTCCCTGTGCTGCTCGGCGTCGGCGAGGGCCACGCCGAGCAGGCGGTGCGCGCGCTCGCGGCCGGCGCGGCCGCCTGCGTGGCCAGGCCCTACCGGGTGACGGAGCTGCTGCCGTTCATCCAGGCGGCCTCGCCCGGGTCACGCCAGCTGCTGGCCGTGGGCGGGGTCGAGCTGGACGTGCAGGCCTATCAGGTACGCGTGGACGGGCGGGCCGTGCACCTGCCGCTGCGCGAGTTCGAGTTACTGCATTACCTGATGCGCAACGCCGACCGCACGGTCACCCGTGAGCAGATCATGCGTCACGTGTGGCACGCGGCGGCGACCACCTCGACCAACACGATCGCGGTGCACGTCAAACGCCTGCGCGCCCGGCTGGGCGACGAGGACGACCAGCTCATCCAGACCGTGCGGGGCGTCGGCTACCGCCTGGTCACGCCGGGCACTTCCGGAAGTCCTGCATGATCCGCTTCGCCACGCCTTCGACGGTCGCTATGCCGTACCCCACCTGAGGGCTTCCCTCGGTGAGTACGGCAATGGCGTAGTCGTGGCCGTCGCCTCTGAGCAGGCCCACGCTGATCGTGGCCCAGAGCTTGTTCGAGACGCGCTTGAGCCAGCCGTTCTTCAGCGCCACGCGGTCGCCTTTGCACGCGGCGGCGCTGATCCCCCAGTTCTGGCCGTCGATGACCCGGCCCATGAGGCTGAGCACCTGGTCGCGGTCCTTGGCCCTGAGCGGGCTCTTGGGGGCCACCAGGGCGCGCATGAGGCGGATCTGGTCGTCCACCGACGTTCGGGTGATTCCCCAGCAGTACAGGTCGACGCAGTTGCCCGGGACGCCCTGCGTGTGCTTGAGCCCGAACTTCCTGCCGGCCTTCGTGAAGCCCGGCGCGCCGCCGAGGCGCAGCCAGAGGCGGTCGGCGGCGTGGTTGTCGCTGTAGCGGATCATGATCTCGGCGTCGTGCCGGACGGCCTGTGGCAGTTTCTTCCACGGGGTCTTGAGCAGCAGGCCCATGAGGATCTGCGCCTTGGCGGTGCTGGCGGTGATCATCCGCTCGCCCGGGTGATAGCGGTAGAGCCGCCCGGTCGCCAGGTCCTTGACCATGGCGGTGACCTTCCCGGACCGGCCCGCGAGATAGCCGTCGAGCCGCTTGCTCATCCGCTTGGCCGGGACCGGCGCCAGCGTCTCCTCGGCCGAGACCTGCTCCAGCCGGGCCCCGGCGGCCTCCTCGCGGATCCCCAGCAGCACCGGAGCCCGTCGTGCGAGGGGTACCTTTGCGGGGGCCGGTAATCGCGGGGCTCCGGATGCCGGGACGAGGGCGGCGAGCAGGGCCAGTGCGATGACCGCTCGTGGTACTGCCTGTCCTCGGCTCGCCACCATTGACGCATTATCACGAAAAATTGCGACAGGCCGCTAGACGGCGGCGGCGATGAGTTTCGCGATCGAGTCGTCGTCACACGTGTCCCAGAAGTCCCCCACGACGTCTTCCAGGTGCTGAAGGGAATCGGCCCGGAACAGTACGTCCTGATATTTCGTGATGTCGTAGTGGGTCGTGCCCATCGCCGACAGGTCCAGCGGCCGGATGTCCATGCCGCGGAACTCCTCGATCTCCCCGTACGAGGACAGGATGCCCGCCCCGTACGCCTTGAGCTCGCCCGCCTCCCGCATGACCCCGAACTCCAGCGTGAACCAGAACACCTTCGACACGAACTCCAGCGCCTCGTCCGACTGGACCCGGCGCGCGGCCTGGCCCGCCAGCCGGTAGAGGGCGGCGTACCGGGAGCTCGCCAGCGCGTTGGCGTGCCCGATCACCTCGTGGATGACGTCCGGCTCCGGCGTGTAGAAGGGCACGGAGTGGTGCCGGATGTACTGCGTCGAGTGGAAGTACCCGTCGGCCAGCACGCCGTAGAAGTCCCGCAGCGGCACCAGCCCCGCGGCCGGCAGATAGCGGAACCCCGTCAGCGGCTCCAGCAGGCGCGAGACCTCCTCGAGCTGCGGGATCCGCTCCTGGGGCAGCCCCAGCCGGTCCACGCCGTCGAGATACTCGGCGGTGGCGTACTTGGCGTGCTTCACCGCCAGCTCCCTGGTCACCAGGGCCCAGACCTCGTGCTCCTGCTCGGTGTACTCGGCGGCCGGGATGGGCGTGCCCGGGCGGTAGTTGACGGCCAGCCCGGCGATCGCGTTCCGCCGCGCCCGATACACCGGATCCGCGAACCCCGGGTGGGACGCGGACAGCTCGACCACCACCGATCCGTCCTGCTGGGCCGCGACGGGGGCGAAGTACTGCGCTTCCTCAAACATGTCCAAATGACAGCAAACCCCGGTTTTCCTGGCAAGAGCGCCCAGTTCTGCTAAGCGATACGCTAGATTTCGCACTCTAAGTCGCGAAATTTCTGGTCGAATCGCCCAGCATGGGAGGGGCAGGCCATGGACGATCTGGACGCGAGGTTGCTGGTGACCATGCGTGCCCATCCCCGGATCGGGCTGACGGAGCTGGCCCGGCTGCTGGGCGTGGCGCGCGGCACCGTACAGGCTCGGGTGGAGAAGCTGACGGCCAGGGGCGTGATCGAGGACTTCGGCCCGACCGTGTCACCAGCTCAGGCCGGATACCCCATCCTGGCCTTCGTGTGGCTGCAGATCGCCCAGGGCCGGCTGGTGGAGGCCGTGGAGGCGCTGCGGGCCGTCCCGCAGATCCTGGAGGTTCACGGTACGAGCGGCCAGCACGACCTGCTGTGCCGGGTGGTGGCGCACACAACGGACCATCTCCAGGAGATCATCGCCCACATCCTGGCGTCGCCGGCGGTGCAGCGGACGGACACGACCATCTCCCTGTCCACCCAGATCCCCTACCGGATCGAGCCACTCCTGAACATCCGCTGAGTGCCATACAAAAAAGAGGGCCACCCTTCCGGGTGGCCCTCCTTGTTAAATATTGTGCGGCGGTGACCTACTCTCCCACACCCTCCCGAGTGCAGTACCATCGGCGCTGGGAAGCTTAACTTCCGGGTTCGGAATGTAACCGGGTGTTTCCTTCCCGCCATAACCGCCGCAACCCCTCGAGCAGCAACTGTTTGCTGTCTCAGAATTGCCTAGTGGACGCGAGCAAGAACGACTCGAAAAGTCTGCTTTGTGGTCAAGTCCTCGGCCTATTAGTACCGGTCAGCTCCACACGTTACCGTGCTTCCACCTCCGGCCTATCAACCCGGTCGTCTACCGGGAGCCTTACCCACTCTCGTGGTGGGAGACCTCATCTCAAGGCAAGCTTCCCGCTTAGATGCTTTCAGCGGTTATCCCTCCCGAACGTAGCCAACCAGCCGTGCACCTGGCGGTACAACTGGCACACCAGAGGTTCGTCCGTCCCGGTCCTCTCGTACTAGGGACAGCCCCTTTCAAGTCTCCTGCGCGCGCAGCGGATAGGGACCGAACTGTCTCGCGACGTTCTAAACCCAGCTCGCGTACCGCTTTAATGGGCGAACAGCCCAACCCTTGGGACCTACTCCAGCCCCAGGATGCGACGAGCCGACATCGAGGTGCCAAACCATCCCGTCGATATGGACTCTTGGGGAAGATCAGCCTGTTATCCCCGGGGTACCTTTTAGCCGTTGAGCGACACCGCTTCCACACGCCGATGCCGGATCACTAGTCCCAGCTTTCGCTCCTGCTCGACCCGTCAGTCTCACAGTCAAGCTCCCTTGTGCACTTACACTCAACACCTGATTGCCAACCAGGCTGAGGGAACCTTTGGGCGCCTCCGTTACTCTTTGGGAGGCAACCGCCCCAGTTAAACTACCCACCAGACACTGTCCCCGATCCGGATCACGGACCAGAGTTAGACATCCAAAACGACCAGAGTGGTATTTCACCAATGACTCCACCCGAACTAGCGTCCGAGCTTCCCAGTCTCCCACCTATCCTACACAAGCCGTTCCAAACACCAATGTCAAGCTGTAGTGAAGGTCCCGGGGTCTTTCCGTCCTGCTGCGCGAAACGAGCATCTTTACTCGTACTGCAATTTCACCGGGTCTGCGGTTGAGACAGCGGGGAAGTCGTTACGCCATTCGTGCAGGTCGGAACTTACCCGACAAGGAATTTCGCTACCTTAGGATGGTTATAGTTACCACCGCCGTTTACCGGCGCTTAAGTTCTCACCTTCGCCCAACAAGTTGAGCTAAGCGGTCCCCTTAACGTTCCGGCACCGGGCAGGCGTCAGTCCGTATACATCGTCTTACGACTTCGCACGGACCTGTGTTTTTAGTAAACAGTCGCTTCCCCCTGGCCACTGCGACCCCCACCAGCTCCGAGTGCAAAACTCATCACCAGCAGAGGTCCCCCTTCTCCCGAAGTTACGGGGGCAATTTGCCGAGTTCCTTAACCACAGTTCACCCGATCGCCTTGGTATTCTCTACCTGACCACCTGAGTCGGTTTAGGGTACGGGCCGCCACAACACTCACTAGAGGCTTTTCTCGGCAGCATAGGATCATCCACTTCGCCACAATTGGCTCGGCATCACATCTCAGGCATAAAGAACGCGGATTTGCCTACGTTCCGCCCTACATGCTTACCCCAGGACAACCATCGCCTGGGCTGGACTACCTTCCTGCGTCACCCCATCGCTTACCTACTACCCGATCGGTTCGAGCGTTCACTCTGACCCCAAGCCCGAAGGCTCAAGCGAGTTAAGGACTCTTAGCATCACGAGGTTCAGTATGGGCGCATTGAAGCGGGTACGGGAATATCAACCCGTTGTCCATCGACTACGCCTGTCGGCCTCGCCTTAGGTCCCGACTTACCCTGGGCGGATTAGCCTGCCCCAGGAACCCTTGGTCATCCGGCGCGAGGGTTTCTCACCCTCGATTCGCTACTCATGCCTGCATTCTCACTCGCACAGCTTCCACAACTAGATCACTCTGCTGCTTCACCAGCTGCACGACGCTCCCCTACCCACCAACAGCTCATAGCTGTCAGTGCCACGACTTCGGCGGTGTACTTGAGCCCCGCTACATTGTCGGCGCAGAATCACTTGACCAGTGAGCTATTACGCACTCTTTCAAGGGTGGCTGCTTCTAAGCCAACCTCCTGGTTGTCTCTGCGACTCCACATCCTTTCCCACTTAGCACACGCTTAGGGGCCTTAGTCGGTGATCTGGGCTGTTTCCCTCTCGACTACGAACCTTATCGCCCGCAGTCTCACTGCCACGCTCTCACTTACCGGCATTCGGAGTTTGGCTGACGTCAGTAACCTTGTCGGGCCCATTAGCCATCCAGTGCTCTACCTCCGGCAAGAAACACGCGACGCTGCACCTAAATGCATTTCGGGGAGAACCAGCTATCACGGAGTTTGATTGGCCTTTCACCCCTACACACAGATCATCCCCCAGGTTTTCAACCCTGGTGGGTTCGGTCCTCCACCCAGTCTTACCTGAGCTTCAACCTGCCCATGCGTAGATCACTCCGCTTCGGGTCTACAGCATGCGACTCAAACGCCCTATTCAGACTCGCTTTCGCTACGGCTCCCCCACACGGGTTAACCTCGCCACACACCATAACTCGCAGGCTCATTCTTCAAAAGGCACGCAGTCACATCACACAACAGCAAGCTGCTGTAAGCTCCTACGGCTTGTAGGCACACGGTTTCAGGTACTATTTCACGACCCCTCACCGGGGCACTTTTCACCTTTCCCTCACGGTACTCGTGCACTATCGGTCATCAGGGAGTATTTAGGCTTACCAGGTGGTCCTGGCAGATTCACACAGGATTTCTCGAGCCCCGTGCTACTTGGGATCCCCTCCGAGAGTCCATCCAATTTCGCCTACCCGGCTCTCACGGTCTACGGCGCCCCTTCCCAGAGGCTTCAACTATCAGATGGATTTATCACTCTCCGAGACAGCGGCAGCTACCTCAAGAAGGTCCCACGACCCCGGACATGCAACGCCTGCCGGCTATCACACACGCCCGGTTTAGCCTCATCCGCTTTCGCTCACCACTACTCACGGAATCACATATTGTTTTCTCTTCCTACGGGTACTGAGATGTTTCACTTCCCCGCGTTACCACCAACCGCCCTATACATTCAGGCGGAGGCAACACCACATGACTGGTGCTAGGTTTCCCCATTCGGACATCCCCGGATCAACGTCTGGTTGGCGACTCCCCGAGGCTTAACGCAGCCTCCCACGTCCTTCATCGGCTCCTGATGCCAAGGCATCCACCGTGTGCCCTAAAAAACTTGGCCACAAAGATGCTCGCGTCCACTATGCAAATCTCAAACAACAAACAGCAACCGCATCCACAACTCCGAAAAGCTGCTTCAGCGGCCCTGTCATCCAAGAAGAACCAGGCACGCATGCCCGTTCCTTCAGGACCCAACAGTGTGTCCAACCAGTCCGCACCCTCGCGACCCCGTTCCCACTCCCTTACGGGCGGTACTAGCAGTCCGACTGTTACAGCCTGGTTGAGTAGCCAGTGCTCCACTAGTGAGCTGTCACCCCACCGATCGTGCGCCGGTGACGGGCGAGTGTGCTCCTTAGAAAGGAGGTGATCCAGCCGCACCTTCCGGTACGGCTACCTTGTTACGACTTCGTCCCAATCGCCAGCCCCACCTTCGACCGCTCCCCCCCCTTACGGGTTGGGCCACGGGCTTCGGGTGTTGCCGACTTTCGTGACGTGACGGGCGGTGTGTACAAGGCCCGGGAACGTATTCACCGCAGCATTGCTGATCTGCGATTACTAGCGACTCCGACTTCATGGGGTCGAGTTGCAGACCCCAATCCGAACTGAGACCGGCTTTTAGGGATTCGCTCCACCTCACGGTATCGCAACCCTCTGTACCGGCCATTGTAGCATGTTTGCAGCCCAAGACATAAGGGGCATGATGACTTGACGTCATCCCCACCTTCCTCCGAGTTGACCCCGGCAGTCCCCCATGAGTCCCCACCACCCCGAAGGGCGTGCTGGCAACATGGAGCAAGGGTTGCGCTCGTTGCGGGACTTAACCCAACATCTCACGACACGAGCTGACGACAGCCATGCACCACCTGTCACCCAGTCCGAAGAGGGCCCCATCTCTGGAGCTTTCCGGGTGATGTCAAACCTTGGTAAGGTTCTTCGCGTTGCGTCGAATTAAGCAACATGCTCCGCCGCTTGTGCGGGCCCCCGTCAATTCCTTTGAGTTTTAGCCTTGCGGCCGTACTCCCCAGGCGGGGCGCTTAATGCGTTAGCTCCGGCACGGAGATCGTGGAAGACCCCCACACCTAGCGCCCAACGTTTACAGCGTGGACTACCAGGGTATCTAATCCTGTTCGCTCCCCACGCTTTCGCTCCTCAGCGTCAGGTAAGGCCCAGCAAGCCGCCTTCGCCACCGGTGTTCCTCCTGATATCTGCGCATTTCACCGCTACACCAGGAATTCCACTTGCCCCTACCTACCTCTAGCCGGCCCGTATCCACCGCAGACCCGCAGTTAAGCTGCGGGCTTTCACGGCAGACGCGACCAGCCACCTACGAGCTCTTTACGCCCAATAATTCCGGACAACGCTTGCGCCCTACGTATTACCGCGGCTGCTGGCACGTAGTTAGCCGGCGCTTCTTCTGCAGGTACACGTCAACTTCGTCCCTGCTGAAAGAGGTTTACAACCCGAAGGCCGTCATCCCCCACGCGGCGTCGCTGCGTCAGGCTTCCGCCCATTGCGCAATATTCCCCACTGCTGCCTCCCGTAGGAGTCTGGGCCGTGTCTCAGTCCCAGTGTGGCCGGTCGCCCTCTCAGGCCGGCTACCCGTCGTCGCCTTGGTAGGCCACTACCCCACCAACAAGCTGATAGGCCGCGAGCCCATCCCCAACCGAAAAACTTTCCACCACCACCCGATGCCAGGGGCGGTCATATCCGGTATTAGACCCAGTTTCCCGGGCTTATCCCAGAGTCAGGGGCAGGTTGCTCACGTGTTACTCACCCGTTCGCCGCTCGAGTACCCCGAAGGGCCTTTCCGCTCGACTTGCATGTGTTAAGCACGCCGCCAGCGTTCGTCCTGAGCCAGGATCAAACTCTCCAAACAATGTCTCGTCTGGATTGTGAATCCAAGCAATAACCGTCAATCATGACGGGGTCATGCATGTGTATCTCATGCACTGGCTTTTAACACACTGTTGAGTTCTCAAGAAACGGACGCGTACATCCTCACTCGAGCCGTTCAGGCTTTTCGCTCGGAGGCGTTCATTTCGTTGTGTCTTAATTCTTTCAGCCGTTCAAGTCCCTGTCAAATTGACCCGACTTGCTCGACCTGCTGGAATTAATCCGCGCCCCGCTTCCGGGACAACCCCTCTAACTTACCAGCCCATCCGGAGTGTTACGAACACCCAAGGGCGAGCCTGAAGGAAGTGGGATCCGCCGGGCATCTCCGGAGGTTCGAGGAACCTCTTGACCGCCCTGCGGGAAGCAACTCTAGCAGCCCGCAGCGCCCACTTCTGCCTCTTAGGTAATCCCTAGACCCTTCCCTCACCACGCAACGCTCAAACCTTCCCAAGAACCCCCTGGTCGGCAGGCGCGACATCAAGCCGACAGCAAGTCATCCGCAATCGTCACCAGGTACGAAGTAGCTACGAGCAGACTGCGCTCTCGGAGGTGTCCGCTATGACCCGCTCGGAGTTCGACGACATCCGTGCCTTCCTCGCCGATGAGGCGACTCATGCCGGAGACCTGCTGAGAATCGCCAGGACCCTGATCGACGACCTCGAACACGCCCGCCTACACGAGGCCATGCTTCG
The Nonomuraea helvata genome window above contains:
- a CDS encoding response regulator transcription factor, which translates into the protein MTQQQAALTVNGDTRTKPVLLIADPDDAVVEDLATALEREGVAVTGAPDGAQGLLQAGALQPDVVLVSATLTVIDAVEFVRAVRLARAVPVLLGVGEGHAEQAVRALAAGAAACVARPYRVTELLPFIQAASPGSRQLLAVGGVELDVQAYQVRVDGRAVHLPLREFELLHYLMRNADRTVTREQIMRHVWHAAATTSTNTIAVHVKRLRARLGDEDDQLIQTVRGVGYRLVTPGTSGSPA
- a CDS encoding phenylalanine 4-monooxygenase, with translation MFEEAQYFAPVAAQQDGSVVVELSASHPGFADPVYRARRNAIAGLAVNYRPGTPIPAAEYTEQEHEVWALVTRELAVKHAKYATAEYLDGVDRLGLPQERIPQLEEVSRLLEPLTGFRYLPAAGLVPLRDFYGVLADGYFHSTQYIRHHSVPFYTPEPDVIHEVIGHANALASSRYAALYRLAGQAARRVQSDEALEFVSKVFWFTLEFGVMREAGELKAYGAGILSSYGEIEEFRGMDIRPLDLSAMGTTHYDITKYQDVLFRADSLQHLEDVVGDFWDTCDDDSIAKLIAAAV
- a CDS encoding serine hydrolase, which gives rise to MLLGIREEAAGARLEQVSAEETLAPVPAKRMSKRLDGYLAGRSGKVTAMVKDLATGRLYRYHPGERMITASTAKAQILMGLLLKTPWKKLPQAVRHDAEIMIRYSDNHAADRLWLRLGGAPGFTKAGRKFGLKHTQGVPGNCVDLYCWGITRTSVDDQIRLMRALVAPKSPLRAKDRDQVLSLMGRVIDGQNWGISAAACKGDRVALKNGWLKRVSNKLWATISVGLLRGDGHDYAIAVLTEGSPQVGYGIATVEGVAKRIMQDFRKCPA
- a CDS encoding Lrp/AsnC family transcriptional regulator; this encodes MDDLDARLLVTMRAHPRIGLTELARLLGVARGTVQARVEKLTARGVIEDFGPTVSPAQAGYPILAFVWLQIAQGRLVEAVEALRAVPQILEVHGTSGQHDLLCRVVAHTTDHLQEIIAHILASPAVQRTDTTISLSTQIPYRIEPLLNIR
- the pstB gene encoding phosphate ABC transporter ATP-binding protein PstB, with translation MSKQIQVSGLDAYYGSHKAIEDVSMTIEPRSITAFIGPSGCGKSTFLRTLNRMHEVIPGARVEGKVLLDGEDLYAPTVAPVSVRRMIGMVFQRPNPFPTMSIAENVAAGLRLNGRVSKSELDGIVEESLKGANLWNEVKDRLNKPGAGLSGGQQQRLCIARAIAVKPQVLLMDEPCSALDPISTLAIEDLMAKLKDQYTIVIVTHNMQQAARVSDRTAFFNLAEQGKPGKVIEMDETSRMFTNPSQKATEDYITGRFG